The Paenibacillus sp. 481 DNA window AATGTAAGCAAACGCAAACAACCCCGTTTTCCGAAGAAAACGGGGTTGTTATTTAGTTCAACCGGAAGGAACCACGACCGGGACTAAATAAGGCATCGCCCTTATGTTAGCGCATACATCCTTGCGCTTTTATTGTAGTTTATGCTTTATTTTTACTCAAATACCGTCACATTTAATTGACACGCGTTGTCTATTGCCCGCTAAGCTTTTTCGTCAATTTGCTCGGTTTTTCATATATTGCGAACATCTTTTTTAAACATTTAATGCCTTGTGTTTTGAGAGCACTTTTTGTATACATTAGTAATCTCCTATGGCATAATATAAGCATGGGAATATATGTTCCCTGATGCCGATTAATCTTATATGTGAGGTGATTTTTTTGTACCAGGTTGAACATGTAATGAATTGGTTTTTATCAAAGGAAGCCATGACACCAAAAAAAATACAAAAAATTCTGTACTACGCCTACTCATGGTATCTTACGCTAGAAAATGAAGATATTGAACAGCTTGACAAAAAACTGTTTCACGAACGTTTCGAAGCATGGATACACGGTCCTGTAATTCCTAAGATCTACAGTATGTATAGAGATAAAGGTTATCAGATTATCGAGAAATTTGAAGGTTTTCTCCCTCATTTTGATGAAGATACAGAAGAAATACTACAGCAGGTTTGGGACGAATATGGTCACTATAACGGTACTGAATTGGAGACAATTTCCCATCAAGAAAGTCCTTGGATTAAAGCGAGAGAAGGGCACCAGCCACTCGACCGTTGTACGGTAACTATTGAGGACAAAGATATGTTTGAATGCTATATTCAACGTATACATTAACAATTCATGGCTAAGAAGAAGGTTAAAAATACGACTACTGTCTCCAGCAAAGTATCCAATCCTAATCATCCTTTAACAACGAAACCTACAATTACGTTTGACTTTTCATACAGTGGTTGGCTTAAGAGTGTAAAGAGAAGGGAATTTACGAATATGTTAAGGGATGATTCTCAGTTTGCCGAATTCCTCATTCAACTATTCACTAAAATTATCCCCACTGTGCAATATAACTGGAATACCATAAAAACGAATGCTAAGTATCAGTTCCCTCATTGTCATACTATTTCACAAGATAAGATCAGTGAAGTGGATCAAATTACATATGAGATCCACGGTAAGGCCTTACGTGATGAAATGTTTAATGATGAATTAAATTACTGGCAGCTCGGAATATCTCAATCACTAAGAGTGATAGCTTTATACAATCACTATAATAATACGATGTATCCCCTATTTCTTGATTATCATCATGAATTACACCCTAGCATTAACCACAATCAAGATGATATATACGCCTATAATTATTGTCCTTATCATAAATTTTCTTAGCCCCGCATTAAAACGGGGCTCTTTTATGCTACAGTAGTATTTTTTCTCCGATACATTACTTACGACTTCACCCATGCCGCCTTCAAGTTCATCTATGCAATACAATCCTCACTGTCATACAAATCATTTTCGATTAGAGGCGACACACAGCAGGCATATGATCACCCTTCCTAAATCAACGCAACTCCCTGAAACATTTAACATTTGTGTATAATTCACCTCTTTTTTGCTATGGAGTAAATCAATAAAAGGCGACAAGGAGAGCGCTCCGCGCCTTCAACTTAAACGTTCGTTGTCAGTCGAGGTGACGAGCATCGCGATCACTTTTGGCTAAAACAGAATACAACAAAATTTAATATTAAATCATTATTATTTCTATATCTAAAAGATAATCTTCAAATTAATTACTTTTATATAGAAAATGAATATTTTAACTTTTATTTCATTTACAAACAAACAAGACTCGTATACTATTATTTGTATGAAGAACATAAATCCCCCTGCATTGTGCATCCTTGTAATGTTCTTTTCTTCTTAGATGTTACAACTAGACTAAAGTTGTTTAATTACATTTTAGGAGGTATTTTCAT harbors:
- a CDS encoding Panacea domain-containing protein codes for the protein MNWFLSKEAMTPKKIQKILYYAYSWYLTLENEDIEQLDKKLFHERFEAWIHGPVIPKIYSMYRDKGYQIIEKFEGFLPHFDEDTEEILQQVWDEYGHYNGTELETISHQESPWIKAREGHQPLDRCTVTIEDKDMFECYIQRIH